ACCTAATTGCAATTAATAATGACAAGACAAGCTCTTTTACATCTACACGCAATATTTTTAATGGTCTAAAAGCTAAATATAACACCTTAACAACATCTAGTGGTTTTATTGTAACTGACAACAAGGCTGATATTAAAATCATCATCAGAAATTTATAACATAAAAGTATATTATTATAAATATCACTATAACCGATTAGTTGAATTATAAAGGTGAAAAATATTAAAACATAAAATGGTTTAGCTACTAATAATATCTCACTTAATTTAATCTTTGATAGAGAGAGTAAAACTAAGAAAAATAAAGTATACAAAGCTAGACTATTAGTGCTATCAGTGTTGTTAATAACAATAATAAATATTAAAAAAAATGAAAACTTAAATAGCGGGTGAAATTTATGTATTAATGATTCCCTACTGATATACCTGCCAAAATATAGATCATTCATTTATTAAATAGATAAATAAATATATAAAAAATACCTATTTAAATTATTATTTATTCTCTTTTTCTTTTTCCTCCTTTTCTTTTTTATCACTATCTGGGGTTATATCTATTGCATTTTCTGCATCATTTGTTGCCTTCTTAAAGTTTTTTATAGCCTTACCAAGTCCTTCCCCTATTTGCGGTAGTTTTCCTGCTCCAAAAATTATCATTATTATTACCAATATTATTATTAACTCTTGTGTACCTAAACCAAACATTAGCAACCTCTATT
This Deferribacterota bacterium DNA region includes the following protein-coding sequences:
- a CDS encoding energy-coupling factor transporter transmembrane protein EcfT, whose product is MNDLYFGRYISRESLIHKFHPLFKFSFFLIFIIVINNTDSTNSLALYTLFFLVLLSLSKIKLSEILLVAKPFYVLIFFTFIIQLIGYSDIYNNILLCYKFLMMILISALLSVTIKPLDVVKVLYLAFRPLKILRVDVKELVLSLLIAIRFIPMLFEELNNIKLVNNFRPYAVKNRLERLNLVKRYIMPLIFRIFYYSEQLTLSLPENGVIGEVLKLDSPKFVDCTILFLLIIFLGGIFVV
- the tatA gene encoding twin-arginine translocase TatA/TatE family subunit; the protein is MFGLGTQELIIILVIIMIIFGAGKLPQIGEGLGKAIKNFKKATNDAENAIDITPDSDKKEKEEKEKENK